One genomic region from Streptomyces sp. Li-HN-5-11 encodes:
- a CDS encoding SDR family NAD(P)-dependent oxidoreductase, translating to MTKSHAEQPSQDVLRGRLKDSLGTIRSLRARVEELQRPQPLAVIGLSCRLPGGASPEEFWRSLTDGHDSTAQFPEERHSVAGFYHPDPDHPGTAYTLAGHFLDGPVDAFDPTVFGISPREAAGMDPQQRLVLELAWEAMENACLPPTELEGSRVGVFLGASTSDYVRMRQQKGAMADVDAYQLIGEPSFLAGRVSYTFGFQGPSMVIDTACSSSLVALEQAVLSLRSRACDMALVGGVNLMLSPYGFVLVSKLRALSPDGRCKTFDASADGYARGEGGAVFVLKRLSDAEAAGDRVLAVVRGVATEHDGRSSGLTVPNPAAQQNVIGSALRDADVAPAELAYVEAHGTGTQLGDPIELKALDAVTRPGRPAERPLLVGSVKTNIGHLEPAAGAAGMLKVVLALQHGRLPRHLHLKDPNPQVPWDSLHVKVTTEETGWPAGPRVAGVSSFGASGTNAHTVIGEAPQPAPREGRPREVGLLTLSANTPQALRAMARSYEEPVRRADARALSDICYSTHIGRARMKHGLSVTGDREQLAAGLAAFAAGERAEQVTVHAPTGARARRVGWLFTGQGSQYAGMAAGLAAAEPVFASALDECVAALDAYLPQPLGPILAGAGDSERINRTGFTQPALFAVEYALARMWEAWGVRPAALIGHSLGEITAACAAGVHTLEDAARLVTARARLMEALPEGGVMETLVCDEETVRAALTEAGPVPDTAVAAVNGPADVVLSGPWEQVDKVVALLAGRGVKHRRLSVSHAFHSPLMAPMIDEFRAVAESLTFHKPAYPVISNVTGREWGPEQLRPQYWAEHVLAPVRFYAGVTALYETGCRTFLELGPAPVLLGLGARCLPEEGVAWIPSLRRDRDDAHIVGQALGALHHRGVAVDWNAVHAAEQPRRTALPSYPWQRERYWFDDDPVGASLPLPADDAPGALFEGHLLSGPPTFSPRLEELPEVFVRTGPDGRRQVTAGGFCNWALTGAAKLPGAQPRLVDRFVVGEPLLLDPEHRPASIRVYVLPQDDEGRSLFLCFSRQGVESVESGSWRLHARGVLVRRPPTDTGGDLDSVRARCAPADPADISVPDWAEPVLNEVYQGPGEVLAEVNQAAERLPRGALLDLTLGLLRQCEHAPEPGGTPPPTPVPAGTRRYIHGWLDAEAEDDGGLRGGLEILGADGSVLIAMRDVRLRAQAEPAVDVPRTAREETVWEEVWRPADPARFPERNLAGERVLLIGGDAVAADVTKQLVLRGASVNRARATPEAALEALAADRYGHVLLLGALGLPVSGCDAGAVLRARTQAEHVFLAVLRRLADDEAATRVWVVTRGAQWTGPEQRELCLAAGPLWGLGKVAALEHPELWGGLLDLDPAGAADEAAQIAALPATETTEDLSARRGGRILVPRLVAVAASAEERQAPRLSDLGSYLVTGGLGSLGLLVGEWLARSGAGTVVLAGRRGLPDRSRWDEAGLDDATAARIAAVRRIEAQGADVRVVALDVADESAVRSLTEQLGLAGRPLRGVVHAAGLSEPQFLREADPQTYDRCLHAKAEGTWALHSATAGEDLDLFVCFSSIASVWGSQHLAGYAAANAFLDSFARYRRLHGLTATTVSWGPWGARSGLAGDDVMAFLRSIGLHQLNPEHALELLGEAIADDVAHRTVCSADWTLFRDLMEARRERPILSGIRPAPAPGTAGDGELGALAARLTGLGRAERLAVLSEYLRTQLSGILRMELEPLTEDTRLADLGLDSLMVMELISRCRDDLSLEISSRDFFACPGIHWDAFLLELFEEKHPSPGTPGSAGAARPA from the coding sequence ATGACGAAGAGCCACGCCGAGCAGCCGAGCCAGGACGTCCTGCGCGGCCGGCTGAAGGACTCGCTCGGCACCATCCGCAGCCTGCGCGCCCGGGTCGAGGAACTGCAGCGTCCTCAGCCGCTCGCGGTGATCGGCCTCTCCTGCCGGCTGCCGGGCGGCGCGAGCCCCGAGGAGTTCTGGCGGTCCCTGACCGACGGCCACGACTCCACGGCCCAGTTCCCCGAGGAGCGGCACTCCGTCGCCGGTTTCTACCACCCCGACCCCGACCATCCCGGCACCGCGTACACGCTGGCGGGGCACTTCCTCGACGGCCCGGTCGACGCCTTCGACCCGACGGTCTTCGGCATCTCGCCGCGTGAGGCGGCGGGCATGGACCCGCAGCAGCGCCTGGTCCTCGAGCTCGCCTGGGAGGCGATGGAGAACGCCTGCCTGCCGCCCACCGAGCTGGAGGGCAGCCGCGTCGGCGTGTTCCTGGGGGCGAGCACCAGTGACTACGTCCGGATGCGGCAGCAGAAGGGCGCGATGGCGGACGTCGACGCCTACCAGCTGATCGGTGAGCCGAGCTTCCTCGCGGGACGGGTGTCGTACACGTTCGGGTTCCAGGGGCCCAGCATGGTGATCGACACGGCGTGCTCGTCCTCGCTGGTGGCGCTGGAGCAGGCGGTGCTGTCGCTGCGGTCGAGGGCCTGCGACATGGCGCTGGTCGGCGGGGTCAACCTGATGCTGTCGCCGTACGGCTTCGTCCTGGTCAGCAAGTTGCGGGCGCTGTCGCCCGACGGGCGCTGCAAGACGTTCGACGCGTCGGCGGACGGCTACGCGCGCGGCGAGGGCGGCGCGGTGTTCGTGCTGAAGCGGCTGAGCGACGCGGAGGCGGCCGGGGACCGGGTCCTGGCCGTGGTGCGCGGCGTCGCCACCGAGCACGACGGGCGCAGCAGCGGACTGACCGTGCCCAACCCGGCGGCGCAGCAGAACGTCATCGGCTCCGCCCTGAGGGACGCGGATGTCGCCCCGGCAGAACTCGCCTACGTGGAGGCGCACGGCACGGGCACCCAGCTCGGCGACCCGATCGAGCTGAAGGCGCTGGACGCCGTGACCCGGCCGGGCCGCCCGGCCGAACGGCCGCTGCTGGTCGGCTCCGTGAAGACCAACATCGGGCACCTGGAGCCCGCGGCGGGCGCGGCGGGCATGCTGAAGGTCGTGCTGGCCCTGCAGCACGGCCGCCTCCCCCGGCACCTGCACCTCAAGGACCCCAACCCGCAGGTCCCCTGGGACTCCCTCCACGTGAAGGTGACCACCGAGGAGACCGGGTGGCCGGCCGGCCCGCGCGTCGCGGGCGTGAGCAGCTTCGGCGCCAGCGGCACCAACGCGCACACCGTGATCGGCGAGGCCCCGCAGCCCGCGCCGAGGGAGGGCCGTCCGCGCGAGGTGGGCCTGCTGACGCTCAGCGCCAACACCCCGCAGGCGCTGCGCGCCATGGCGCGCTCCTACGAGGAACCGGTGCGGCGGGCGGACGCGCGGGCCCTGTCGGACATCTGCTACTCGACGCACATCGGACGGGCCCGGATGAAGCACGGGCTGAGCGTCACCGGCGACCGCGAGCAACTGGCCGCGGGGCTCGCCGCGTTCGCGGCCGGAGAGCGGGCCGAGCAGGTCACGGTGCACGCGCCGACGGGCGCGAGGGCCCGCAGGGTGGGCTGGCTGTTCACCGGGCAGGGCTCGCAGTACGCCGGGATGGCGGCGGGCCTGGCGGCGGCCGAGCCGGTCTTCGCATCGGCGCTCGACGAGTGCGTGGCGGCCCTGGACGCGTACCTGCCTCAGCCGCTCGGCCCCATCCTCGCGGGCGCCGGCGACAGCGAGCGGATCAACCGCACCGGCTTCACCCAGCCCGCGCTGTTCGCCGTCGAGTACGCGCTGGCCCGGATGTGGGAGGCGTGGGGCGTGCGGCCGGCCGCGCTGATCGGGCACAGCCTGGGCGAGATCACCGCGGCCTGCGCGGCCGGGGTGCACACCCTCGAGGACGCGGCCCGGCTGGTCACGGCCCGGGCCCGGCTGATGGAGGCGCTGCCCGAGGGCGGGGTGATGGAGACCCTGGTGTGCGACGAGGAGACGGTCCGTGCGGCGCTCACCGAGGCGGGACCGGTGCCGGACACCGCGGTCGCCGCGGTCAACGGGCCGGCCGACGTGGTGCTGTCGGGGCCGTGGGAGCAGGTCGACAAGGTCGTCGCCCTGCTCGCGGGACGCGGCGTCAAGCACCGCCGGCTGTCCGTGTCGCACGCCTTCCACTCCCCGCTGATGGCGCCCATGATCGACGAGTTCCGCGCGGTCGCCGAGTCGTTGACGTTCCACAAGCCCGCGTATCCGGTGATCTCCAACGTCACGGGCCGCGAGTGGGGGCCCGAGCAGTTGCGTCCGCAGTACTGGGCGGAGCACGTCCTGGCACCGGTGCGCTTCTACGCGGGCGTCACCGCGCTGTACGAGACGGGCTGCCGTACGTTCCTGGAGCTCGGCCCGGCCCCGGTGCTGCTGGGGCTGGGCGCCCGCTGCCTGCCGGAGGAGGGGGTGGCCTGGATCCCGTCGCTGCGCCGCGACCGCGACGACGCGCACATCGTCGGGCAGGCCCTCGGCGCACTGCACCACCGGGGCGTGGCCGTCGACTGGAACGCCGTGCACGCCGCCGAGCAGCCGCGCCGCACCGCCCTGCCGAGCTATCCGTGGCAGCGCGAGCGGTACTGGTTCGACGACGACCCGGTGGGCGCCTCCTTGCCGCTGCCGGCCGACGACGCGCCGGGCGCGCTCTTCGAGGGCCATCTGCTGTCCGGACCGCCCACCTTCTCCCCGCGCCTGGAGGAGCTGCCGGAGGTGTTCGTGCGGACCGGTCCGGACGGCCGGCGGCAGGTGACGGCGGGCGGCTTCTGCAACTGGGCGCTGACGGGTGCGGCGAAGCTGCCCGGCGCTCAGCCGAGGCTGGTGGACCGCTTCGTGGTGGGCGAGCCGCTGCTGCTGGACCCCGAGCACCGCCCGGCGAGCATCCGGGTGTACGTGCTGCCGCAGGACGACGAGGGACGCTCGCTGTTCCTGTGCTTCTCCCGCCAGGGCGTGGAGTCCGTGGAGAGCGGCAGCTGGCGGCTGCACGCCCGGGGCGTGCTGGTGCGCCGGCCGCCCACCGACACCGGCGGCGACCTGGATTCCGTACGCGCCCGGTGCGCTCCGGCGGACCCGGCGGACATCAGTGTGCCCGACTGGGCGGAGCCGGTGCTCAACGAGGTGTACCAGGGGCCGGGCGAGGTTCTCGCCGAGGTCAACCAGGCCGCCGAACGGTTGCCGCGCGGCGCCCTGCTGGACCTGACGCTCGGGCTGCTGCGCCAGTGCGAGCACGCCCCGGAGCCGGGCGGCACCCCGCCACCCACGCCGGTGCCCGCGGGCACCCGCCGCTACATCCACGGCTGGCTGGATGCGGAGGCGGAGGACGACGGCGGACTGCGTGGCGGCCTGGAGATCCTGGGCGCGGACGGCAGTGTGCTCATCGCCATGCGGGACGTGCGCCTGCGCGCGCAGGCCGAGCCCGCGGTGGACGTACCGCGCACCGCGCGGGAGGAGACCGTGTGGGAGGAGGTGTGGCGGCCCGCCGATCCGGCACGCTTCCCGGAGCGGAACCTGGCCGGCGAGCGGGTGCTGCTCATCGGCGGGGACGCCGTCGCCGCCGACGTGACGAAGCAGCTGGTTCTGCGCGGCGCTTCGGTGAACCGTGCCCGGGCGACACCCGAGGCGGCCCTGGAGGCGCTCGCGGCGGACCGGTACGGACATGTGCTGCTGCTCGGCGCCCTCGGCCTGCCGGTGTCCGGCTGCGACGCCGGCGCGGTGCTGCGGGCTCGTACGCAGGCGGAGCACGTGTTCCTGGCGGTGCTCAGGCGGCTGGCGGACGACGAGGCCGCGACCCGGGTGTGGGTGGTGACCCGCGGCGCCCAGTGGACCGGGCCCGAGCAGCGCGAACTCTGCCTGGCTGCGGGGCCGTTGTGGGGACTGGGCAAGGTCGCCGCGCTGGAGCACCCGGAGCTGTGGGGCGGCCTGCTCGACCTGGACCCGGCGGGCGCCGCCGACGAGGCCGCGCAGATCGCCGCGCTGCCGGCGACGGAGACCACCGAGGACCTGTCGGCCCGGCGCGGCGGGCGCATCCTGGTACCCCGCCTGGTCGCGGTGGCCGCCTCCGCGGAGGAACGGCAGGCGCCGCGGCTGAGCGATCTCGGCAGCTATCTCGTCACCGGCGGCCTCGGCAGCCTCGGCCTGCTGGTCGGCGAGTGGCTCGCCCGGTCGGGCGCGGGCACGGTGGTGCTCGCCGGCCGCCGCGGGCTGCCGGACCGCTCCCGCTGGGACGAGGCAGGCCTCGACGACGCGACGGCCGCGAGGATCGCCGCCGTGCGCCGTATCGAGGCACAGGGCGCGGACGTGCGCGTCGTGGCCCTCGACGTCGCCGACGAGTCCGCGGTGCGCTCCCTGACCGAGCAACTCGGCCTGGCCGGGCGCCCGTTGCGCGGTGTGGTGCACGCCGCCGGACTGTCCGAGCCGCAGTTCCTGCGGGAGGCCGACCCTCAGACGTACGACCGCTGCCTGCACGCCAAGGCGGAGGGGACCTGGGCGCTGCACAGCGCGACCGCGGGCGAGGACCTCGACCTGTTCGTGTGCTTCTCCTCGATCGCCTCGGTGTGGGGCTCGCAGCACCTGGCGGGCTACGCCGCGGCCAACGCCTTCCTCGACTCCTTCGCGCGCTACCGCAGGCTGCACGGCCTGACCGCCACGACGGTGAGCTGGGGGCCGTGGGGCGCGCGGTCGGGGCTCGCCGGCGACGACGTGATGGCCTTCCTGCGGTCCATCGGGCTGCACCAGCTCAACCCCGAGCACGCGCTGGAGCTGCTCGGCGAGGCGATCGCCGACGACGTGGCGCACCGCACGGTGTGCTCGGCGGACTGGACCCTCTTCCGCGACCTGATGGAGGCCCGGCGGGAACGCCCGATCCTCTCGGGCATACGCCCCGCCCCGGCGCCCGGCACGGCCGGTGACGGCGAACTGGGGGCGCTGGCCGCCCGGTTGACCGGCCTTGGCCGTGCGGAGCGGCTGGCGGTGCTCAGCGAGTATCTGCGCACCCAGCTGTCCGGGATCCTGCGCATGGAGCTGGAGCCGCTCACCGAGGACACCCGCCTCGCCGACCTGGGCCTGGACAGCCTGATGGTGATGGAGCTGATCAGCCGCTGCCGCGACGACCTGAGTCTGGAGATCAGCAGCCGCGACTTCTTCGCCTGCCCCGGCATCCACTGGGACGCCTTCCTGCTGGAGCTGTTCGAGGAGAAGCACCCCTCCCCCGGCACGCCCGGCTCCGCAGGCGCGGCCCGCCCGGCATGA